From Aquarana catesbeiana isolate 2022-GZ linkage group LG05, ASM4218655v1, whole genome shotgun sequence:
AATGACAGAGGTTAAAAAGCTGGCTCCAAGACACATAGTGCACCAGACTAGAAACATGTGATCTCAAAAATACATTAACAAGACACCCAAAGTGACATAAAAACACAACATAAATAGCAGCCAAAACATGACACTGAACAAGCATCTGATAATACTGGACATCacacccctttcacatggacgttcCCAATTGGTCAATTTTCAATGTGCGAGATGAAAAATGGGCTACACAGTGGCTCGCTATGGGTGGCCACATGTAAGTGGATGTTTTTTACTAACATCCAGGTGCTGCCATGTTTGTTGGAATGAATTCAAGAAGTTTGTGCTCAGGTCTATGTTAGGTGGACGCACATCTGTTTACATCCAGCCGCCCATAGGGATTACACGGGTCCATTTTCCCTCCAGCACAAGatggagggaaaaaaaacagaATGAACACGAAGGTAGAGATTTACTAACTGGAAATTCCGAAATCaggtgcggctgtgcatggtagcctatcagcttctaacctcagcttgttcaattaaacttagacaataaaacctggaagctgattactttctatgcacagctgcaccagattttgcactctccagttttagtacatcaatccTGAAATGTCATATCAGTTTCTGTTCTGATTGAACTCAGCAGGGGAATTAGTCTAGAATCCCATGCTGGGACAGAATACAGGGctcccacctgaaaggtgcctGGAGTACAGATCTTCCTTCTGTGGTCACTGCTGTTCTCATAGAGGACACCCATGGTCAATCCCCTCTGGGCTGCCCCATGGACAAAGCTAGGATCCAGAAGAGCGAACTGCACATGGTGAAGCTCCAACCCAACATAAGTACACAAACATACATAGCAGCAAAAAACATGGCATTGTGAACAAGCATCTAATAACACTGGACTTGTTCATCATCACAGTGTACAGCACAGATACTCCATGTCTAGTCTCTTATAGGGGACATAGTCATTCACCTCTGGGCTGTCTACTGCTCCCATCACCATCTTTACAGAAGTCCTAGAGGTGTCATGAACAGGATGAGAGGTCTTACAGGCAGGTTGCGCGTGCTGAGCTTGGACAGTCCATATTGTCACAAATGCAAGGACATTCCTGGATGTTCCATCAAGCTGGAGACTCTGCTCAATACCAGCAACCAAACGTGACACCAGAGAGTACCAGGCTGATCATTAAATAAGCAGACTGCACACAGTGGAGGCCCAACCGcgagatcaggggtctcaaactggcagccctccagctgttgtgaagctacaagtcccatcatgcttgtaAATTTCAGCCTTgtaatgccccatgggacttgtagttttgcaacagctggagggctgccagtttgagacccctgctctagatcctATATCCAATGATATCATAAAAGTGTCAGAAGAAAGATAAGGTTTTCCAGGCAGGTTGGGTGCCCAGTTTGGTCAGTCTAGATTGTCACCCATCCTTAGATGTTCCATCACCAAGTTTGAGACTGCATAGTAGCAGAGAGGAAGGTGACATCAGAAGACTGTACCAGGCTAAGCAAAGCAGACTGCACTAGGTGGAGCTCCAGCCTTCAGCTCCTTTCTTCAAGTATCGTAATCAGGATGAGAGGTCTTCCAGGCAGGTTGTGTACACAGGTTGAACAGTCCACACTGTCATCCATGCAAGATGACAATGTGGACTGTTGCTCAGAGTTACCATTAAGTTGGGGATCCTGTTCAGTAGCAGGGACCATGGGGACATGAGAAGGCTGATCATAAGAGAAGACTGCACATGGTGGAGCTCCAGTCATGATCAGGAGGAAAATTCTTTCAGGcattgtggggtttatttactaaaactggaggagagtgcaaaatctggtgcagcgctacatataaactaatcagcttccaggtttttttgttaaagcttaaactgaacaagctgaatttagcaTCTGATTAGTTTCAATGCTCAGTTACAccaattttgcactctacagttttagtaaagcatTGAGTTGAGGACTGTGCAGAGTGGCAGGGACCATGGAGACATGATAGGACTGTTATCAGGCTGATCATAACAGCAGACTATACATGATGGAGCTCCAATCTCAAGTCATGATCACTAGGAGCGGTCTTCCAGGAACTGTGCATGCAAAGTCTGCATCAAGTTGGGGACATGGGAGGACTTATCAGGATGGTCATAAGAGCAGTGGACCTACAGCCCCATCTTCAAGTGTCATGATCTGGATGAGGGGTCTTCCACGCAGGTGGTGTGGGGAGCTTGGCCAGTCCAGGTTGTCCACCATGCAGGGACATTTTTGGAGCTCAGAAATCCAAGCATGTTGGGGACCGTGCTGAGTAGCAGGGACAAGAGAACTACACATGGTTAAGCTCCAGCCCCCAACTTGTAGTGCCATAGTCTGAATGAGAGGTCCTGCAGGCTTGTTTAGCCAGTCCAGGTTGCCCCCCCCATGTAGGATCATTCCTGAAGTTGAGAAGTTCCATCAAGTTGGGGACAGTGCTGAGTATCAGGGACTATGGGGACATAGGAGGCCATTAGTCTGCAGATGGTGGGTACCCAGGGTGGTCAGGAGATGTCCTGCAGGCAGATTTGGCCAGTCCAGGTTGTCCCCATGCAGAGACATTCTTGGAACTGAGAAGTTCCATCAGGTTGGGGGCAGTGCTGAATATCAGAGGCTATAGGGACAGGTTAAGACTGTTGTCAGTGTGCAGATGGTGGGTACCCAGTATGGTCAGAAGATTTGGCCGGTCCAGGTTGTCCCCCATATGGGGACATTCCTGGAGCTGAGAAGTTCCATCAAGCTGGGGACAGTATCAGGGACTATGGGGACATGTGAGGCCTGTAGTCAGTGTGCAGATGGTCAGGAGAAGAAAAGGTCCTGCAGGCAGGTGGTGTGTGCTGAGCTGGGACAGTCCAGGTTGTCCCCCATAGAGGGCGATTTCTGGGGCTCACCCTGTTGAGGACTGTACTCAGGGACTATAGGGCTGTCCTCCTCGGTCTGGATGAGGCAGATTGTGTTGATCAGTTCCTCGGAACTGGGTCGGTCCTCGGGCCGGGCAGCCCAGCAGTTCTGTACAATGTCCCTGGTCGCTTTGCCCTCCTCGGTCCCCAGGAAGATGTCTCCGATCTCCGGGCGCAGATCATAGGCCACCACGGCGTAGAGCACACACTGGCGGTCCCCGGTGTAAGGCAGCTCCCGGGTCACCATCTGCCACAATGTGACGGCGAAGGAGTAGATGTCTGCCTTGGCGGTGACCGGCTCTCCGCGGAGCAGCTCCGGTGCCCGGTGGGTGTATGTGCCCCCTAGGTGGCGGAGTTGGGTATTGCAGGCTTCCCCGCCGTCCTCCCGCAGCCTCTGCGAGCAGCCGAAGTCCCCGATCTTGCACAGGTCTCCCGGGGCCAGCAGCACGTTGGCCGGCTTCAGGTCCAGGTGCACCACGCCGCCCCGGTGCAGGAAGCGGAGCCCATCTGTGATATGTCGGGCGTAGCGCAGGCAGCAGGCCCTCCCCAGAGGGGGGCTCCGGCCGTAGATGCGGCGGTGCAGGGTGCCGCTGCCGGCGTACTCCATGATGATGGTGCCAGGACTACCGGTGTCCCCGGGGCACGAGGCGCTGGCGGCCAGGACGCGGACCACGTGTGGGTGGCAGAGGCGGGCGGCGTTCAGCTCGCCCCAAAAGCTCTGCCGGGACGCCAGCCGGTTCTTGCTGCAGCGCTTTACCTTCTTCAGAGCCACCGTCTGCCCGCGGTAGGTGGCCCGGTACACCGAGCCGAAGCCCCccgagcccagcggctccagcacCCGAACCTGCTCCCAGTCTATGCTGCACCAGGCCAGTCGGGGAGGGAGCCTGCATGGGGCCGGGCGGCTGCAGAAGGCGCCACCATCACCGGACTTGTAACGGCTCAGCTCCAGAGGACTGCTGCACGGACGGAGGTCTATGGAGGGGGACAGATCCCGGGGGAGGAACCGCTCAACGGGGATTGGGGACGGCATAGTGAACGGAACAAAGCCGAGAGACGGTTACAGGGGGCGGGGCCCTCTATATACACGTGTGCCCGACACCTGTCTACACTATATAAATCTATATACTGTGTGTACACTGCTACAGGGGGCGGGCCTTCTATATACATGTGTGCCCGACACCTGTCTACACTATATACCTCATATAAACATCTATATACTGTGTGTACACTGCTACAGGGGGCAGGCCTTCTATATATATGTGTGCCCGACACCTGTCTACTCTATATACctcatatatacatctatatactgtGTGTTCACTGCTACAGGGGGCGGGCCTTCTATATATATGTGTGCCCGACACCTGTCTACACTATATACCTCATATAAACATCTATATACTGTGTGTACACTGCTACAGGGGGCGGGccttctatatatatatgtgtgcccgACACCTGTCTACTCTATATACctcatatatacatctatatactgtGTGTACACCGCTACAGGGGGCGGGCCTTCTATGTACACGTGTGCCCGACACCTGTCTACACTATATACCtcatatacacatctatatactgTGTGTACACTGCTACAGGGGGCATGCCTTCTATGTACACGTGTGCCCGACACCTGTCTACACTATATACCTCATATAAACATCTATATACTGTGTGTACACTGCTACAGGGGGCGGGCCTTCTATATACACGTGTGCCCAACACCTGTCTACACTATATACCtcatatacacatctatatactgTGTGTACACTGCTACAAGGACGGTGTCGTCTATATACATGTGTGCCAACACCTGTCTACACTATATACCACATCTATATACTGTGTGTACACTGCTACAGGGGGTGAGCCCTCTATACGCACCTGTGCCCGACACCTGTCTACACTATATACctcatatacatatctatatactgTGTGTACACTGCTACAGGGGGCGGCGCACTCTATTCATACGTGTGCCCGacacctctctactctatataccTCATATacatctgtatactgtgtgtacactgCTACAGGGGGCGAGCCCTCTATACGCACCTGTGCCCGACACCTGTCTACACTATATACctcatatacatatctatatactgTGTGTACACTGCTACAGGGGGCGGCGCACTCTATACATACGTGTGCCCGacacctctctactcta
This genomic window contains:
- the MOS gene encoding proto-oncogene serine/threonine-protein kinase mos, which translates into the protein MPSPIPVERFLPRDLSPSIDLRPCSSPLELSRYKSGDGGAFCSRPAPCRLPPRLAWCSIDWEQVRVLEPLGSGGFGSVYRATYRGQTVALKKVKRCSKNRLASRQSFWGELNAARLCHPHVVRVLAASASCPGDTGSPGTIIMEYAGSGTLHRRIYGRSPPLGRACCLRYARHITDGLRFLHRGGVVHLDLKPANVLLAPGDLCKIGDFGCSQRLREDGGEACNTQLRHLGGTYTHRAPELLRGEPVTAKADIYSFAVTLWQMVTRELPYTGDRQCVLYAVVAYDLRPEIGDIFLGTEEGKATRDIVQNCWAARPEDRPSSEELINTICLIQTEEDSPIVPEYSPQQGEPQKSPSMGDNLDCPSSAHTTCLQDLFFS